From the Thermovirga lienii DSM 17291 genome, one window contains:
- a CDS encoding thiamine pyrophosphate TPP-binding domain-containing protein (PFAM: Thiamine pyrophosphate enzyme, C-terminal TPP binding domain~COGs: COG1013 Pyruvate:ferredoxin oxidoreductase and related 2-oxoacid:ferredoxin oxidoreductase beta subunit~InterPro IPR011766~KEGG: aco:Amico_1017 thiamine pyrophosphate protein domain protein TPP-binding protein~PFAM: thiamine pyrophosphate TPP-binding domain-containing protein~SPTR: Thiamine pyrophosphate protein domain protein TPP-binding protein) produces the protein MKETKVYERPKSWKKDVHTHYCPGCGHGITHRILCEVIDELGIQEKTIGIAPVGCAALMYDYIDVDFCEAPHGRAPALATGLKRTRPDQIVFTYQGDGDLASIGTAEIVHLANRGEKVTTIFINNAIYGMTGGQMAPTTLIGQRATTCPEGRDPNLTGYPIKVCELLATLKTPAYIARVSVAQPKYIIEAKKAIKKAFEYQISGKGYSFVEVLSNCPTNWGMQPVKAFEWTVSAMMPYYPLGVFKDFDKEAE, from the coding sequence ATGAAAGAGACCAAAGTATACGAACGCCCAAAAAGCTGGAAAAAGGATGTCCACACTCATTATTGTCCTGGTTGCGGCCATGGCATAACCCACAGGATCCTTTGTGAGGTCATAGATGAGCTTGGAATTCAAGAAAAAACCATAGGCATTGCACCTGTGGGGTGTGCAGCGCTGATGTATGACTATATCGATGTAGACTTTTGCGAAGCTCCCCACGGCAGGGCACCGGCCCTTGCTACAGGCCTAAAGAGGACTAGGCCAGACCAGATAGTGTTTACATACCAGGGAGATGGAGATCTAGCGTCCATTGGGACTGCAGAGATCGTTCATCTGGCCAACAGGGGAGAAAAAGTTACCACGATATTTATAAACAACGCCATCTACGGCATGACAGGAGGACAGATGGCCCCTACGACCCTCATAGGGCAACGAGCCACTACATGTCCAGAAGGTAGGGACCCGAACCTCACAGGCTATCCTATTAAGGTGTGTGAGCTTTTGGCTACGCTAAAAACCCCTGCGTACATTGCAAGGGTAAGTGTAGCCCAACCTAAATACATAATTGAGGCCAAGAAAGCAATAAAGAAGGCTTTCGAGTATCAAATAAGCGGCAAGGGATATTCCTTTGTGGAGGTTCTCTCTAACTGTCCCACCAACTGGGGTATGCAACCAGTTAAGGCTTTTGAATGGACAGTAAGTGCCATGATGCCATATTACCCTCTGGGTGTTTTCAAGGATTTTGACAAGGAGGCTGAATAA
- a CDS encoding integrase family protein (PFAM: Phage integrase, N-terminal SAM-like domain; Phage integrase family~COGs: COG4974 Site-specific recombinase XerD~InterPro IPR004107: IPR002104~KEGG: aco:Amico_1014 integrase family protein~PFAM: integrase family protein; integrase domain protein SAM domain protein~SPTR: Integrase family protein), producing MPTQKDSSLLEGFLKYLRYERGCSENTLKAYERDIKRWFDYCEKKGLSGFLPSHDAARDFLRHLKKMNLSRSTIQRHAATLRSWGSYLFYEGLSDASDFKVPLPPRGKVLPQILSEGEILRIIDACSGGTPLGLRDRAMLQVAYGCGLRASEVTSLKVNDVDFQSRSVRPLGKGMKERVVPLLGEVAETLKAYMSQARPMLDKAMSEFVFLSKNGNPLRREDFWKIVQKRGKAAGISSARLHPHVLRHSFATHLLRRGMDLRTLQELLGHASIGTTEKYTHFDLELRDIYDKTHPRA from the coding sequence ATGCCAACCCAAAAGGACTCATCCCTTCTTGAAGGTTTCTTGAAATATCTAAGGTACGAACGAGGGTGTAGTGAAAACACCCTGAAAGCTTATGAACGAGACATAAAAAGGTGGTTCGACTACTGCGAGAAAAAGGGGCTTTCGGGTTTTCTTCCATCGCACGACGCAGCCCGTGATTTCTTGAGACACTTAAAAAAAATGAATTTAAGCCGATCAACCATTCAGCGGCATGCAGCGACGTTGAGATCCTGGGGAAGCTATCTCTTCTACGAGGGCCTATCGGATGCCTCAGACTTCAAGGTTCCTCTTCCCCCTCGTGGCAAGGTATTGCCACAGATACTAAGCGAGGGGGAGATTCTGAGGATAATAGATGCTTGCTCTGGAGGAACCCCCTTGGGCCTTAGGGATAGAGCTATGTTACAGGTTGCATACGGGTGCGGATTGAGGGCCAGTGAGGTTACATCCCTTAAGGTAAATGACGTGGATTTTCAGTCCCGCTCCGTAAGACCTTTAGGCAAGGGCATGAAAGAGAGAGTCGTCCCGCTGTTGGGAGAGGTTGCGGAGACCCTTAAGGCATATATGTCCCAAGCTAGACCTATGTTGGATAAAGCTATGTCTGAGTTTGTCTTTTTGTCCAAAAATGGTAATCCCCTTAGAAGGGAAGATTTCTGGAAAATTGTCCAAAAAAGAGGCAAAGCTGCAGGTATTTCCTCCGCAAGATTACACCCCCATGTTTTGCGCCACTCCTTTGCTACCCACCTGCTTAGGAGAGGAATGGATCTAAGGACGCTGCAAGAACTTTTGGGGCACGCTTCTATTGGGACCACGGAGAAGTATACACACTTTGACCTTGAGCTTAGGGATATATATGATAAAACCCATCCCAGAGCGTGA
- a CDS encoding NUDIX hydrolase (PFAM: NUDIX domain~TIGRFAM: nudix-type nucleoside diphosphatase, YffH/AdpP family~InterPro IPR020084: IPR000086~KEGG: aco:Amico_1015 NUDIX hydrolase~PFAM: NUDIX hydrolase~SPTR: NUDIX hydrolase), whose translation MSGHSMQEERIYTNKVYEGRIVNLRVDGVLLPSGRKTLREVVEHAPAVGILAVTEDEKIVLVRQYRYAVGECLVEVPAGIVEAGEAPEATAERELMEETGYKPGKLVEICRVYPSPGFSNEIIILFLATELVEESLEQDDDENIEVALFTKEEIMEMIEKGKIKDSKTLLAIFWYLNCQK comes from the coding sequence GTGAGCGGACACTCTATGCAAGAAGAAAGAATTTACACTAACAAGGTATATGAAGGACGCATCGTCAACCTAAGGGTTGACGGTGTGCTCCTTCCTTCTGGTAGAAAAACCCTTAGGGAAGTGGTGGAGCATGCTCCAGCGGTAGGTATATTAGCCGTAACGGAGGACGAGAAAATCGTTTTGGTGCGGCAATATAGATACGCCGTTGGAGAATGTTTGGTGGAAGTACCTGCAGGCATAGTGGAAGCAGGGGAAGCTCCAGAGGCTACTGCCGAAAGAGAGCTAATGGAGGAAACGGGCTACAAGCCCGGAAAACTCGTGGAAATATGTCGAGTATACCCATCGCCGGGGTTCAGTAACGAGATCATCATATTGTTCTTGGCCACTGAACTTGTGGAAGAATCTTTGGAGCAGGATGATGACGAGAATATAGAAGTTGCCCTCTTCACAAAAGAAGAGATTATGGAGATGATCGAAAAGGGGAAAATAAAAGACAGCAAAACCCTTTTGGCCATCTTTTGGTATTTGAACTGTCAAAAGTAA
- a CDS encoding inosine guanosine and xanthosine phosphorylase family (PFAM: Phosphorylase superfamily~TIGRFAM: purine nucleoside phosphorylase I, inosine and guanosine-specific; inosine guanosine and xanthosine phosphorylase family~COGs: COG0005 Purine nucleoside phosphorylase~InterPro IPR000845: IPR011268: IPR011270~KEGG: tai:Taci_1022 inosine guanosine and xanthosine phosphorylase family~PFAM: purine or other phosphorylase family 1~SPTR: Purine nucleoside phosphorylase I, inosine and guanosine-specific;~TIGRFAM: inosine guanosine and xanthosine phosphorylase family; purine nucleoside phosphorylase I, inosine and guanosine-specific), which yields MSTFEKVQVAKEYLKSKIKEVPKYVIVLGSGLGSFVECLEEVIEIKYEEIPGWPISTAPGHAGALIYGKKEKVPVLVMKGRVHYYEGYSMEDVVFPVRVFGAMGVKYYIATNASGGINRMLSPGDIVLVEDHINFLGDNPLRGRNIDKWGPRFPDMTEAYDRRVMALAEKCAHDVGEKLKKGVYIAFTGPSFETPAEIRMAEIMGADVVGMSTVPEVITARHMGMRVCVFSCVANYAAGITDSPLCHEEVLEAMEKTAGRLNAILERLITSLEEEDA from the coding sequence ATGTCGACTTTTGAGAAAGTTCAGGTGGCGAAGGAGTATTTAAAGAGCAAGATAAAAGAGGTCCCTAAATATGTAATTGTCCTTGGTTCGGGACTTGGTAGCTTTGTGGAATGTCTGGAAGAGGTTATAGAGATAAAGTACGAAGAGATACCTGGCTGGCCTATCTCCACAGCTCCAGGTCATGCAGGTGCATTGATTTATGGGAAAAAGGAAAAAGTGCCTGTGCTTGTGATGAAGGGAAGAGTCCATTATTACGAAGGCTATTCAATGGAGGATGTTGTATTTCCTGTAAGGGTTTTCGGGGCCATGGGAGTGAAATACTACATAGCCACTAATGCATCGGGAGGAATAAATAGAATGCTTTCCCCCGGAGATATTGTCTTGGTGGAGGATCATATAAATTTCCTTGGAGATAATCCCTTAAGGGGCAGGAATATAGATAAGTGGGGTCCAAGGTTCCCCGACATGACGGAAGCCTACGATCGCAGGGTGATGGCATTGGCGGAAAAATGTGCCCACGACGTAGGGGAGAAACTTAAAAAAGGCGTATATATAGCATTTACTGGTCCGTCTTTCGAGACGCCAGCGGAGATAAGGATGGCAGAGATCATGGGCGCTGATGTGGTAGGTATGTCCACTGTCCCAGAGGTAATAACGGCCCGCCATATGGGCATGAGGGTTTGTGTTTTCTCCTGTGTTGCAAACTATGCTGCAGGAATAACTGATTCTCCTCTTTGCCATGAAGAAGTGTTGGAGGCCATGGAGAAGACAGCGGGTAGATTGAACGCGATCTTGGAGAGGCTTATAACATCCTTGGAGGAGGAAGATGCTTGA
- a CDS encoding Pyruvate/ketoisovalerate oxidoreductase, catalytic domain protein (PFAM: Pyruvate ferredoxin/flavodoxin oxidoreductase~TIGRFAM: 2-oxoacid:acceptor oxidoreductase, gamma subunit, pyruvate/2-ketoisovalerate family~COGs: COG1014 Pyruvate:ferredoxin oxidoreductase and related 2-oxoacid:ferredoxin oxidoreductase gamma subunit~InterPro IPR019752~KEGG: aco:Amico_1016 pyruvate/ketoisovalerate oxidoreductase~PFAM: Pyruvate/ketoisovalerate oxidoreductase, catalytic domain~SPTR: Pyruvate/ketoisovalerate oxidoreductase), which yields MGGFYRSLIAAGFGGQGIMVLGQLVAYTAINEGRHVTWIPSYGPEMRGGTANCGVVVSDEEIASPVVAEADVAVIMNNPSLEKFKDKVKPGGLLIYNSDLVNYADPRTDITVLPVPAHSVALSLGSEKVSNIVVLGALVEASDIVSKDVCLETLKEKLGKRKPEFLPMNLEAYKKGQEIAREYLSKGKE from the coding sequence ATGGGAGGCTTCTACAGGAGTTTGATCGCGGCTGGTTTTGGTGGTCAGGGCATCATGGTTTTGGGGCAATTGGTAGCTTATACGGCAATTAACGAAGGCCGTCACGTAACGTGGATTCCTTCTTATGGCCCTGAAATGAGGGGCGGGACGGCAAATTGCGGAGTGGTGGTAAGCGATGAGGAGATAGCCTCTCCTGTCGTTGCAGAGGCCGACGTGGCAGTGATAATGAACAACCCTTCCTTGGAGAAATTCAAGGATAAGGTGAAGCCGGGGGGGCTGCTCATTTATAATTCTGACCTAGTGAATTATGCTGACCCACGTACGGATATAACGGTTTTGCCAGTGCCAGCACACAGTGTCGCCCTTTCGCTAGGAAGCGAGAAAGTCTCAAATATCGTTGTATTAGGAGCCTTGGTGGAAGCGAGCGATATTGTTTCCAAGGATGTCTGTTTGGAGACTTTGAAGGAGAAACTTGGTAAGAGAAAGCCGGAGTTTTTGCCGATGAACCTAGAAGCCTATAAAAAGGGCCAAGAAATAGCAAGGGAATATTTGTCCAAAGGTAAGGAGTAA